ACCCAGTAAACCTTAAAACATCTCTTCCATCCTATAAAATATATAGACTACTTACTGTTTGAAGTACTCAGTTTTGTTCTGATGTCACTGTAATTCACTTTCCCCTGTTTTCCTGTTTTAGTATTTATAAATGGATAATTtaatgtggctttaaaaaaagacaaagaatttcaaatttacatccaattcatattttctatttaaaaggtTTCCTTGTTCTATGAAGCTGCTTCTGCCATTAGTAGAGAAAATGAAGTTTCTGTAATGGAGGCAGGCTTTTTAAATAGTGATGTGACTTCCACCATGCCAGCTCCAGTCCGTGGAAGATTAGCGTTTACGATGTGTCGTTGTAAGTGCTTAATCCAGTCTTCCTGAACAGACAATGGTCCACGAAAGACTAAGCCACAAAACCTGCAGGCAAAGTTGACGACAGTTGTCTTAATAGGACCAATTCCCTTTATTTAAAACCAATTCCCATAAAATCGTCAACAAAATTAAACTTGACAATATATTGGAGAGACTTCTTGACAATAGTTCCTAAATACATATAAAGCCAAAATGATTTAATGCAATATCAAAACTGCCTATTCATATATTTAATAGCTATAATAACTCCAGTAATATTTGTAGAAATGGGAACATGATTATTTggttaatattaaataaaaggttttaacaCCTACACTTAAAACAACTATATTTCCAAAATGTACCAGTCTTTTTAAAGGATCCTTACTTAATTCAGAATTCCTTAAACTGCCTGAGGGTGAATATGGAGGGAGGTGTGAATAATTTGGGTAGCTATACTTAAAAGTATATCTTCCTACTATGCAGAAACTAAATGTGTTCCCAATAAGTAGAAActaatgacaattttttttaaaaaatcaaacaaagcaaataaaacaaaaaagatacttTTATAATTCACATAGACTCTTAGCCAATACAAAAAAGTTGATCCATCAGTTAATGAGGTACAGCATTTATGAACTAAGATTTTAAGCTTGTCTCCAAAAGTTCCTTCATAATTTAACTAAGGATATTGCACCTCCTGCCACAAATTAAAAGTCCCTAATAAAATAGCTAATATCTCTCAATGCAAAATCTGAAGAAATTAAGCAGATCTGGCGATAGAACAGACACACATACCTGCATCTGAGAATGTAAACCTCATCAGCACCATGAGGTAATGTTAGCATTTTCTTCTTGCTTCCAGATCTTGACCTTGATTTCTTTTGCTTACAATCTAAGgctaaaaaaagggaaaaagagaaagactgaACATTTCTTatatattccaaaatatatataaacacatacacagacatacaTGTATTTCTAGAGAGGTCAGACCATCTAAATCACGTTAGAAAAGTCCATATTAATTTGTATTCTCTAAAGCATGCACTGAATTGAAGCTGGTTCTCTTAGCAGTAGTAACATATCTATATACACTCCTCCTGTACTGCTTTTTCAAATAATGCTTTACCATACCAAACCaagaaatataactaaataacttaaaattactGAACTGGTCAATTATTACAATAGTAATAGTAATCTTTTCTCTTAAGATCATATATACTTTAACATCTGGTTAAATCTTCCTTATTTCCAGGAAACTTATAACCTTTTAGTTAAGTTTGCACTTGATCACTACTCCATTAGGTAGATCttacaagttttaaaaacttagtaAAGAAACAACAATGTAATAAGAAGTTCAACAAAAGAACTTTATTTATAGCAATTCATTCGTAATTCTATAATAAAGAGCTCTTAAAATTATTATGATAGCCCTACACTGGAAAGGGCAAAAAAgttcaattttcagttttttaaactcAATCTATATGACATGTACAATCAcgtatgttttattttctggaaaataaatacaaatccgGATTATTTCATGTAAGTTTACAAACAGATTGGGAATTTAATGTTAACTATTctttacatgttttcattttacattttcttatgtaactatttaaaaaatgtaattaaaaaggaaaaacaagattttatatTAAAGTAAATCAAAATTGTAGTgctaattatttttgaaatttttctattgcttttcctTCAGTTATTTCACAAAACATaacttaataaagaaaaaagatatttttataggtAGGAACAGACAAGACATTTTGTTTGTCTCTAAATACAACTACACCATATCTCTGGACAAAGTAATGATACTATTACAGGGTGCTATTGGTCAATTAGCAGGAAGAGAAGGTAAGAGTTTTTAACTAGGGATTCAAGTGGGAGGAAAACATATGTAACAGAAGAGTTACACATATGGCTTTTCTTTGGTTAACCTGCCATGTGAAATCCCCTGGGAAAATTTTAGGTAAAAGAGAATGGAAACTGGCTATTCAATGATTCTGTGCAATGAGTTGCTCAAAGTCCAGATTCCAAAAGAACAGATGCTACAATTATAAAACCAGTAAACATACAAAGCCTTATAGTAGTCAAGTGGCCAGTACTAACGAAAATGTCATACAGAAAATTGAAAACCATGAGAAGTCTAAATCTCATTCAAGCCACTGGTTTTTGCTTCCTGTTACCTGCCTCTTTATAGGTAAAATCTAGGGTCCACGGTCGCTCTCTGTTTAACCTCAGAAGAAGAATCTCGTAAGTTAAGAACTACATACAGGGAGTAAACTAAATATTAAAGAATGGCTAATTCAAAGTTTCAACAAAAACCTGGAGTAGAAAAATCGTGTGAAGTTCTCATTACTTATGTCAGTCAAGAaagagcctggcacataataggaaCTCAACAAGTACCACACttccaaagcaaaaaacaa
This Phyllostomus discolor isolate MPI-MPIP mPhyDis1 chromosome 5, mPhyDis1.pri.v3, whole genome shotgun sequence DNA region includes the following protein-coding sequences:
- the ZNF644 gene encoding zinc finger protein 644 isoform X4; translation: MLIRQNLALDCKQKKSRSRSGSKKKMLTLPHGADEVYILRCRFCGLVFRGPLSVQEDWIKHLQRHIVNANLPRTGAGMVEVTSLFKKPASITETSFSLLMAEAAS